The Gemmatimonas phototrophica region TCTCCATTGGCGGCGGACCCGGCGGCGGCAGCAACAGCGCGCGCCTCATGCTCACGCTCAAACCGCGCGATACGCGTCCGCACGTGGATGTCATCATGCGCGAAATCACCCGCGCCACGTCAAACGTGCCCGGCGTGCAGGTGTTTCTGCGCAATCCGCCCCCCATCAACATTGGCGGCCGTCGCGGTAACAGTGCGTATCAGGTGTCGCTGCAGGGCGCCGACATTGCGGAGCTCTACACCAGTGCGCGCGCGCTGGAACAGCGCATGCGAGAGCTGCCGGAACTCGAAAACATCTCGAGCGACCTGCAGGTGGGCAATCCGCAGGTGGGTATCGTGATCGACCGCGAGCGCGCCTCCGCACTCGGGGTGAGCGCCAGCCAGATCGAAAACGCGCTCTACAATGCCTATGGCTCGCGCCAGGTGTCCACCATCTACACGCAGGTCAACCAGTACCAGGTCATTCTGGAGCTCAAGGAAGATTTCCAGAAGGATCCGGCCGCGCTGAGCCAGCTGTTCATCCGCTCCAACACGGGCAGCCTCGTGGCACTCGGCTCCGTCGCCTCCTTTACCAAGGGGGTGGGGCCGGTGTCGGTGCAGCACAACGGGCAGCAGCCCGCCGTCTCCATCTCGTTCAACACGCGCCCCAACGTGGCGCTTGGCACTGCGGTTGACGCCGTGCAGCGGGAAGCGGCGGCGGTGCTGCCGGTGGGTGTCACGAGTGCCCTGAGCGGCGACACGCAGGCGTTTGCCGAAGCGCAGGGTGGCCTGCTCGCGCTGCTCCTGGTGGCCATCTTTGTGATTTACGTGGTGCTGGGCATTCTGTACGAGAGCTACATCCACCCGATCACCATTCTTTCCGGCCTGCCGTTTGCGGCGGTTGGCGCGCTGGCCACGCTCATGATCTTCAATAAAGATCTGAGTGTTTACGCGTACGTGGGCATCATCATGCTCATCGGCCTCGTGAAGAAGAACGCGATCATGATGATCGACTTCGCCACGGAAGCCGAGCGCAAGGACGGCATGTCACCACACGATGCCATTCTCGAAGCGGCGCGCGTGCGTTTCCGTCCCATCATGATGACCACCATGGCGGCCCTCATGGGCACGTTGCCCATCGCCATTGGCTTCGGGGCCGGCGGTGAGTCACGTCAGCCGCTCGGCCTTGCCGTGGTGGGCGGGCTGGCGTTCTCGCAGCTGGTCACGCTGTACGTCACGCCGGTGGTGTACACGCTGCTCGACCAGCTCGTACACTCGCGCAAAATCAAAACGAAGGCCGTGCAGAGTGGGGCGTTCGACGCCATTCCGCTGGCAGGGGATTGATGTAGCGGCCAACCGCCATACGGCAGGCAGCAGCCACACAGACGGCAGCATTGCAGGACGTGAAAAGGGCCCCGGCGCAACGCACCGGGGCATTTTCATGACCTGCGTTCAAGAATGCAAAAACGAACAGCCCCGAGGCAACTGTACGCCGCCCGACTCATGCCGGAGGCCGTCCTCGTCTGGACGCCCCATCCGCCCACACGGAGCAGTCCTCGTTCAGCAGTTCCAGCCCCACTCGCCCCCCGCACTGGCGTGAGGGCCAGCAAACAGCAACGGCCTTACGAGGACTGTCCCGTGGCAGCCGACAGGGAGTCTGACCGAGGACTGCGACGATGTGTGCGACGAGCACTCTCCACCTCCTCAAAATCCAAAATCGAAAAAATGGACAACGTCGCGGCTGCAGTACGCTGCCCGACTCATGCCGGAGCCAGTCCTCGGTTGGACGCTCCGTCCGCCCACACGGAGCAGTCCTCGGAATGCAGTTCCAGCCCCACTCGCGACAGGCACTCTCCACCAGCTTGAGATTCACGACAACTCTGTCCTATTGCACGGCTTATGCAATCAGCGCTCTCACTGCCTCGTAAAGCTCATCCGCGTTGAACGGCTTCTGCAGAAATCCCACCTGGTGTCCCACGTTCCGCTTCACGTCGCTCTCGTTGTAGCCACTCATCATGAGCACCGGCACACTCGGACGCACTGCACGGAGCGCTGGGAGGGTTTGCTCGCCGTTCATTACGGGCATAGTCAAGTCGAGCATCACCAGCGACCACTGATCGGGCTGCGCGGAAAAGCGCGCGAGCCCGTCCGCACCGTCCACCGCTTCCGTAACGCGGAAGCCGCGTTTGCGAAGCAGGGCTGAGGCCACGTTGCGAACGCTGGCTTCATCGTCAATGAGCAACACGTGCCCATCGTGACGCCAGCCATGTACCGGGGCGTTGGATGTTGGTCCCGCGTCGCGGGCGGGAAAGAGCAGCTTGACGGTGGTGCCCACGCCTAGCTCACTGTACACCCGGATCGCTCCGCGGTGTGCTCGCAATATGCCCATGGCGGCCGCGAGCCCGAGGCCACGGCCGGTGAACTTGGTGGAGAAGAACGGTTCAAACATGCGCCGAATGGTGACGGCATCCATGCCGCTCCCGGAGTCACGCACCTCCACGAAGACATACGGACCCGGCGTGGCCACTGAACCCGGCACACAGGTGGCGAGATACTCTGGTGTCACCTGCTGCCGACCCGTGATGATCTGTACCGTGCCCACCTGTTCCTGCAGCGCGTCGGACGCGTTGGTGACCAGGCTCAGGACCACCTGACGGAACTGGTTGAGGTCCACATCAATGCGAGGCAGCTCCGGCGAGAGCGCCATTTCCAGCTCCGCGCTTCGGGCAATGGCGCTGCGCAGGAGGGCGCTCATCTCCTTGATGGACGACGTGACATCGGCTGCTTCAATGACGTAGCGCCCCTTCCCCGCATAGGCGAGCAATTGACGGGTCAACTCTGCCGCCCGCTGGGCGGCGTGCTCAATTTCAAGCAAACTCTCGCGCGCCGCCGGGTTGTCGTGCACTTCGAGTTGCGCCAACGAAGCGTTGCCCAGAATGCCTACCAGCAGATTGTTGAAGTCGTGCGCAATACCGCCGGCCAGCACGCCAAGGGACTCCAGCTTCTGCGCCTGCTGCATCTGCGCGTCTTGGCGCTGGTGCTCCAGCTCAGCGGCCACCTGATCGGAAATGTCCAGCGACGTGCCAACCACGCGGGCGGGGACACCATCCTCATCCCGGACCAGCATGATATGCGTCAAGAGATGCCGCTCGGCGCCATCACTCCGACGAATCCGGTGCTTGAGCCGTTGCGTCTCCCCCGTGGTGATCGCCGTGCGCCACGCCTCGCGCAGGAGCGGGGAATCCTCCGGGTGCACAAAATCGAGACGCGGCGTCTGGCGGATACGTGCCTGGTCAAAGTGCGCCGGATCCAACCCGCAAATGCGAATGAGCTGATCGGACCAGAACGCCTCGTCGGTTCGCAGGTCAAGATGAAAGCTGCCAAGGTTGGCCGCTTCCTGCGCGAGGCGGAGTGTTTCCTCACTGTCGCGCAGGCGCTCCACATTCCGCCGCTGCTCGGTCACGTCTTCCAGCACCGCAATGACCCCGTCGTCGGCGGGATAGGCATACACCGACTCCCAGCGGTCACTCGTCAGATCATGGCGTTCAAAGCGCGCCGGCGTACCGGTATCAAGCACGCGCTGATAGGCCTGATGGAAGATGGAATCGCGCAACGTCGGATAGCAGTCCCAGACGTTGAGCCCAACCAGTGCCTCGCGATCAATGCTCGCGTACGCAGCGGTGGCACGATTCACAAAGCGAATCCGAAACTGACGGTCGAGGACCAGTTTGGGATTCGGACTCAATTCAAGCATCTCGACCTGCTCCGGCGTCATGGGCCGGAACGGCGGAATTCCCGCGTCGTCGGACGCGGTCACTGGTCTGTTCATCACTGTCTGCCCGCTGATCGCCACGGCAATGGCGATGTCATTTCTGGTCTGAGTCCGGCGTCGGACTCCTGACCATTTCCATATTTCGGAGAGCTGGCGCGGGAATCATAGAACCGCCCGTTCCACCCTACAAGGGCACGGCGGTGCTGTAGCCGCAAAAAGGGAGTAGCCGTGTGGCTACTCCCCTCAAATTCTCATGCTGCATGTGGGACGAACCGCTAGAACTCGATCTGCGTCCCCAATTCCACCACGCGGTTGGGTGGGATGCAGAAGAACTCTGTGGCCGAGCGGGCGTTCCGCGACATGATGGCAAAGATGATTTTGCGCCACCGCGACAGCACGATGCGGTCGCCGGGTTTTGCCCCAACGGGGATAAGGCGCTCGCGCCCCAGGAAGTAGCTGGTCTCCATGGGCTTGCAGCGAATACCCATCTGGTCCACCACTTCGAGGACGTTGGGCACGTTGGGCGTTTGCATGAACCCGTACGACGCCACGACCCGCCAGAAGCCGTGCCCCAGCGAGGTCACGCGCACCCGTTCCGACGCATTGGTTTCCGGCACATCGGCGGTTTTCACCGACACCAGCAACACCCGCTCGTGCAGCACCTTGTTGTGCTTGAGGTGGTGCAGCAGCACCGGCGGCACGCCATCGTCGCTGCCCGTCATGAACACGGCCGTGCCCGCCACGCGGTGCACCTTCGACTTCTCCACGCCATCGAGGAACAGGCCAATGGGCATGGTGCCATCGGTCAGGCGGTCGGACA contains the following coding sequences:
- a CDS encoding PAS domain-containing hybrid sensor histidine kinase/response regulator, which translates into the protein MTASDDAGIPPFRPMTPEQVEMLELSPNPKLVLDRQFRIRFVNRATAAYASIDREALVGLNVWDCYPTLRDSIFHQAYQRVLDTGTPARFERHDLTSDRWESVYAYPADDGVIAVLEDVTEQRRNVERLRDSEETLRLAQEAANLGSFHLDLRTDEAFWSDQLIRICGLDPAHFDQARIRQTPRLDFVHPEDSPLLREAWRTAITTGETQRLKHRIRRSDGAERHLLTHIMLVRDEDGVPARVVGTSLDISDQVAAELEHQRQDAQMQQAQKLESLGVLAGGIAHDFNNLLVGILGNASLAQLEVHDNPAARESLLEIEHAAQRAAELTRQLLAYAGKGRYVIEAADVTSSIKEMSALLRSAIARSAELEMALSPELPRIDVDLNQFRQVVLSLVTNASDALQEQVGTVQIITGRQQVTPEYLATCVPGSVATPGPYVFVEVRDSGSGMDAVTIRRMFEPFFSTKFTGRGLGLAAAMGILRAHRGAIRVYSELGVGTTVKLLFPARDAGPTSNAPVHGWRHDGHVLLIDDEASVRNVASALLRKRGFRVTEAVDGADGLARFSAQPDQWSLVMLDLTMPVMNGEQTLPALRAVRPSVPVLMMSGYNESDVKRNVGHQVGFLQKPFNADELYEAVRALIA